A genomic segment from Andrena cerasifolii isolate SP2316 chromosome 7, iyAndCera1_principal, whole genome shotgun sequence encodes:
- the Gfat2 gene encoding glucosamine-fructose-6-phosphate aminotransferase 2 isoform X4, which translates to MGGIFAYLNYLTPKSRKEILELLVGGLKRLEYRGYDSAGVALDSADGKDISIIKKQGKVKALEEEIFYRTNIDFESKTYSHVGIAHTRWATHGVPSEVNSHPQRSDSEHGFLVVHNGIVTNYKELKTLLQQKGYVFESETDTEVIAKLIHHLWVQHPRYSFRELVEQVVQQLEGAFALCFKSKYFPGECVATRRGSPLLVGIKTKTRLATDHVPILYGKDELPCVNKEVEAPTQDHRPHGRSTELPVIPRSESTSEFQPLEDKEVEYFFASDASAVIEHTNRVIFLEDDDVAAVKEGALSIHRLRRCMDDPHAREITTLKIQIQQIMKGNYEYFMQKEIFEQPESVVNTMRGRLNFRDNSVTLGGIKDYIPEIKRCRRLMLIGCGTSYHSAIATRQLLEELTELPVMVELASDFLDRNTPVFRDDVCFFISQSGETADTLMALRYCKGRGALIVGITNTVGSSICRESHCGVHINAGPEIGVASTKAYTSQFISLVMFALVMSEDRISLGSRRQQIIEGLKNLDNLIRQVLQLDDKVKELAKSLFQHKSLLIMGRGYNFATCMEGALKVKELTYMHSEGIMAGELKHGPLALVDDSMPVIMIVMRDPVYTKCMNALQQVTARDGKPIVICEEGDEETKMFAEKVLQVPRTVDCLQGILTVIPMQLLSFHIAVLRGCNVDCPRNLAKSVTVE; encoded by the exons ATGGGTG GAATCTTCGCGTATCTCAATTACCTGACGCCAAAGAGCAGGAAGGAGATCCTGGAGCTACTAGTCGGTGGACTGAAGCGCCTGGAGTACCGTGGCTATGATTCAGCTG GCGTCGCCCTTGACAGCGCCGATGGCAAGGATATCTCGATTATTAAGAAGCAGGGAAAAGTCAAGGCCCTGGAAGAAGAAATCTTTTATC GTACCAATATCGACTTCGAATCGAAGACCTACAGCCACGTGGGCATCGCACACACCCGTTGGGCGACCCACGGCGTTCCCTCTGAAGTGAATTCCCACCCCCAGAGGTCCGACAGCGAGCACGGTTTCCTGGTGGTTCACAATG GTATCGTGACCAATTACAAGGAGCTGAAGACGTTGCTGCAGCAAAAGGGCTACGTCTTCGAGAGCGAGACCGACACAGAAGTGATCGCCAAGCTGATCCACCATCTCTGGGTGCAGCATCCTCGCTACTCGTTCCGTGAGCTCGTCGAGCAAGTTGTCCAGCAATTG GAAGGTGCTTTCGCCCTGTGCTTCAAGAGCAAATACTTCCCTGGCGAATGCGTGGCGACCAGAAGAGGATCGCCGCTTTTAGTCGGTATTAAGACAAAGACGAGACTGGCCACCGACCACGTGCCCATCCTCTACGGCAAAG ATGAACTTCCATGCGTAAACAAAG AAGTTGAAGCACCGACTCAAG ACCATCGCCCGCACGGCCGCAGCACCGAGCTTCCGGTGATACCGCGAAGCGAGAGCACCTCTGAGTTTCAACCCCTGGAAGACAAAGAAGTGGAGTATTTCTTCGCCTCTGACGCCAGCGCTGTCATCGAGCACACCAATCGCGTTATATTCTTGGAG GACGACGATGTGGCCGCTGTGAAAGAGGGTGCCCTCAGCATCCATCGTCTCCGTCGATGCATGGATGATCCCCACGCGAGGGAGATCACCACTCTGAAGATCCAAATCCAGCAGATCATGAAGGGCAATTACGAGTACTTCATGCAGAAAGAAATCTTCGAGCAGCCCGAGTCCGTGGTGAACACGATGAGGGGGCGCTTGAACTTCCGGGATAACTCTGTCACGTTGGGAGGTATTAAA GATTACATTCCCGAGATCAAGAGGTGCAGGCGTCTGATGCTCATTGGTTGTGGAACGAGTTACCATTCCGCCATTGCCACCAGACAGCTTCTGGAAGAGCTGACTGAACTGCCAGTTATGGTGGAGCTTGCATCAGATTTCTTAGACAGGAACACGCCAGTGTTTAGGGACGACGTGTGCTTCTTCATCTCACAGTCAG GAGAGACAGCAGACACGCTGATGGCTTTGCGTTATTGCAAAGGCCGTGGAGCTCTGATCGTTGGAATCACCAACACCGTGGGGAGCAGCATTTGTCGCGAATCCCATTGCGGCGTTCACATAAACGCTGGTCCTGAAATCGGTGTGGCTAGTACGAAGGCTTACACCTCTCAGTTCATTTCTCTCGTGATGTTCGCTCTGGTTATGAGCGAGGATAGAATTTCCCTTGGATCTCGGCGCCAGCAG ATCATCGAAGGATTGAAGAATTTGGACAACCTGATCCGCCAGGTTTTGCAGCTCGACGACAAGGTGAAAGAGCTGGCCAAGTCCCTGTTCCAGCACAAATCCCTATTGATCATGGGCAGAGGATACAACTTCGCCACCTGCATGGAAGGCGCTCTG AAAGTGAAAGAGCTGACCTACATGCACAGCGAGGGCATCATGGCGGGTGAATTGAAACACGGCCCGTTGGCACTGGTTGACGACTCGATGCCCGTCATAATGATCGTTATGAGGGACCCCGTCTACACG AAATGCATGAATGCGCTGCAGCAAGTGACAGCCAGAGACGGCAAGCCGATCGTGATCTGCGAGGAAGGCGACGAGGAAACGAAAATGTTCGCGGAGAAGGTCCTCCAAGTACCTAGGACAGTGGACTGTCTGCAAGGCATTCTCACGGTCATCCCGATGCAGCTGCTGTCCTTCCACATCGCGGTCCTTCGCGGCTGCAACGTCGATTGCCCGCGGAATCTGGCGAAATCGGTGACGGTCGAGTAA